DNA sequence from the Tachysurus fulvidraco isolate hzauxx_2018 chromosome 1, HZAU_PFXX_2.0, whole genome shotgun sequence genome:
ATGCCAGCAGCTGCTTGAGGTCCTAATGCAGctttaaagggatagttcacccaaaaattctgtcatcattttctCATCCTCATGTTGTTTTAACCTCTTGTAAGGAATTTTCATCTGTCGCCTGGACAGGGTAAAAAAATTCAGCCTTCTCCACCTCTGCTCGGTTTCTGGTTTCCAGCGAGTACTCGGGGATGTCTCAATGAACACACTAGTCAAAGTCTTTCAGAGAGAAGTTCCAAGGTTTATTAAGTAAAACAGGAATATATAGTCGTACTAGAAGAAGGAtggggtaatgtgtgtgtgcagagcttAATGCTAGTGTCCACAAAAGCAGCCTTGGCCGTTATCTCAATGTAGGAACCTCCCAGCCAAAGTATCATGTCTCTTACAACTCCTTTCGGTGTTGCAAGTGTGATACGTGCAGAGCAGGGGGTCCCAATAAGGTGGGTAGGGGGTTAAACTAAGGTCAaggcatctgtgtgtatgtgtaagataGAGAAGGAAtgtttatgtgtgggtgtgtggaagagtgtgtgtgagagagaaagaacaatgtaCCCTATACAGAAAGTCTCCAACATTaccagaaaagattgttttatacaattattctcacacCTCTTATGGatatcgccccctattttcatgacacacaggggtgagcctggtctcattggaaagaagagagtctctagtttcagatacaagtgtcagggtgattctagaccgtactgacacaaagttacagaggctagaatggagggttttgatttccgtctgagttgtttactgataaactgattaaacttATTGCTGTAAAAAATGTTAAGAgctaaacaacaactgagggtcatagccacatgtcttggctttcaccaaaaaaaaattcaagtcaaaagactcaaaaatggattttatatgaatatttttctacggacatgtctgtccattcatgtttttcttgtttactgtataactttgtattaaaagactgcatgctcagtttaaaaggcctaaaacaaagagaacccctctgcctagaagcctgctgtgaaaaaaaggcctgtaacctgacaccctgaggcgtgagagtgtgaaaaagtcgagaattgcgcaataaaacCATTGCGCACCGTCTACTGCGCAGCCCACCCTTCATAGACGTGTCATATTGCAtacgttggaatcgtctccttattggctaaagagctgtaaaggtcccggatcatgaaatcgctactggagggagcaattgtcagtcaaatggagggtgtcccacctaggatggagagacatcattggcttctcagctgTCTATCTCTGCACTACAGGCGCCGATTTTCTcatgtgagggcttgtttgattcgttagaccctggactacaaatctgacatcAGTGGTTTTATAAGCCTCCTAGGAGAGGTGAGAGCTGAAACAAAGGAGGAAGTGAAgtgctgtttacagttttcagtcagaaacataatatttgtgaggcgagcaaagtgttttggattaaaaggcttacatattccagttccttggatgcttggggattttttacaagcatttgttttggaaaatattaccccagtgaagaaagggaagcgtttaaaggtaagtaaacaactGGACTAGCGCCGGctagttcaggtgactatcaacGTGGATTGAattagtatgacggctataaatcatattattccttgtgtgtgggcttaataaaatcctgagagtctaagctttcaaacaatataaaatttaactgtgtatttaggatttaatgcttaaaagctacaatgaagttgatgcagcctcatcccctagtggtggTGTGCCGTGGACGGCATGGCGGTCACATTTGTATGAATTCCTTTATtctgatgagaaaaaaaagaagatattttgataaatgatgGTAAGCACACAGCTGATACATGATGAAGatattttgataaatgatgGTAAGCACAAAGTTGACGGTACCATTGAATTCCATCATTTGTTTATGGTAGTCAATGGTTACAATCAGCTGTGTGCTTATCATTTACCAAAATATCTTCTTTTGTGTTCATCAGAAAAAAGGAATTCATTCATATTTAGAACATGAGGATGAGCATGaggtagcctaatggttaaggtgttgggctaccaattggaaagTGAGTTTTTTCCTACGTCCACCGagcttccactgctgggcccctgagcaaggcccttaaccctcaattgctcagttatataaaaaagaaaaatgagataaaaatgtaagtctctccggataagggtgtctggtaaatgtATTTTTGGGTGAATTATCCCTTTAATGTGTGTAAATTCTATAGAGACAGTTAAATGAGTTTGATTTGAGTTTATAATGAAAttgagcaacacacacactacccaaTACACAATTACAATAGTGTCATATGGTCTAAATTGccctggtttttgttttttattccagaGGCCTTGACTATATCAGAAACCACTTAGACTGTCAGGCCGAGAATCACATCAGTGAGGGCTCCCAATCATCTGAGGAAGAGGACTTCTTTTCCTGCTTGAAGAAGACCAGCCCTCTTGATTCGACCCAGCAGTTGGATGCGTACCTGGGGTGACCAGGAGACACAGTGGAGGTACTGAAGTCCTTCCCAGCTGTCTGCCAGCTATGGCTTAAGCTTAATATGCCACTCCTGGCCTCAGCAGCCTGTGAAAGTGTTGCAGGGCTGATCTTCAGACCAAGAAGAGCATGCATTGGCTCAAAGAACCTTGAAAACCAGCTGCTTTTGCAGCTGAACAAAGGATATTGGTCGCATGCATGGTCGAACTTTGTCGCATGTTCTGTGCTTCCCTGTTGTTGTTTACTCTGTTGTTGTTTGGCTGTGtttggttaaataaaggttattgatgACATGCCTCTGAAGGTTGAGTTTTTGCACCATTGCAATACTTATAGCCAACTAGTCATATCtgcattacttttacttttatacttttacttGCGTAAATACCTTGAGTTGATACTTCTACACAAGTATTTTTAAATCCTAGTATCTATACTTCTAcctgagtaatgaatgtgaatacttttgacaccactgGTCACTAGAAAATGCTATAGCATCTAATATTTTCATTAACAgctaatacataaaatataacaaatatgtGGACTGATATGAAAAGCTTTAAGTCTATTAATCTTAGTTACCAAAAGCTGTTGCTGCGATGGTGAGAATAAGAAGTAATAGCACTTCAGTCCGATGAGCCATAAAACGGGTAATAGAATCCTTTCTTATCGTCACATATACGTTAccgcacagtggaattcttttcatcACATACACCatctgaggaggttggggtcaaagtgcaggggcagctatgatacagcatacctagagcagggagggttgagggccttgctcaagggcccagaagtggcagccgatcctccgatcaacaacccagagccttaaccagttgagccactaCTGCCCTCTAGTAACACTGCTTAAAAGACTATTAAACTTACATCTAATCAGAAGATTCTTCTTGCTTGATATAAAACAAGTGAAGTGGTGGTGCTTTTATAGTAATGCAAGCCTCAGTCACCACCACTACCAAAATAGAATAATCTGAATTATATAGTTAATGATTATCATATTGCATTTACAAGTTCTAGGGCACTGTGGCAGAGGCAGACATAACAAAAAGGTGTTCCTCATcagcttttaataaaataaaataacttattcACAGTAAATTATTGctattcaaatatttacaaaaactatttcaattcactttatttgtatGACGGTTTGAACAATGGACATGGTCTCACAGCAGCTTCAAAGAAGTATAGAAAGTATTGGAAGATCCCCAAGCTTCAAGGAACAAGGAAACCAAATTATAAAATGACATTGATTGTTATGAGTCAATATAATGTTACATCTTAGTTTCATTGTTTTGgagttcttaaaaaaaacaccctaatgtgttttttaattctttcattAAAGTTTTCAGTGTCTTGTATACCTATTGTTCTTTTATGAGAAGATGAATCGTCAGATTCATCTATACACTGATGAGATGCTTACAACACTGAAATCACCCATGCTACTTTCCCCATCTTAAGAACAGCTAAGAGGAAAATAAAGATTTACGACTCTGTACctgattccagttccttggactcttggggatttttgtgaagCATTTGTTTCGGAAAacattaccccagtgaagaaaggaaAGCGTCTAAAAGTAAGGAACAACTGGTCTAGCACCACCTAGTTCAGTTCACTATAAAttttgattaaattattatgatggctataaatcattatgctttgtgtgtgggcttaataaaatcccgagtgtaagctttcaaacagtgtATAACAtgaccgtgtatttagaggatttaatgcgtaaaagttacaatgaattcGACGCAGCCTAGATCCTAGTGGTGGTGTTCCACATATGGAACGTTGTTGAGCAAcaggatttatatatatatattatatatatttaaataatgagcatttattaaataatttcagAAACACTTAAAtctgaagatttttttattgatcaaaTTACAGTAAATTGTACAGTAGGATTTTTGTAAATCCATTAGTGAGAATAAAAAGAACTTGTATGTGAAATGAGGTTGAGAACATTTCAATCAAGCTCTTTGGCACAAACAAAGGGATATTTCATTTTGCAGTTCATGTCACTCCAGTCCTTATTTACTGCagacacagaaaacaatattgatttgaaaatgataaaaaatatttaaattaaaatgccaCATAAAacctaaatttaaaaaagtttaaacacAATACAACTAAAAAAGAAGTTTCTAAATCTGCTTACTGCCAGAGTTTATATTCACACAGCACTCTCCTAACAGATGATTTGGTTCTCCAAAGTTCCACTTGGTGAAAGTCAGTTGAGTGTCATCAGACCAAGCCCACTTAAATATCTAATGGGAAGAAAAGTGAACCAAAGTCTATTACAGGCTGTAATTTTTCAGTTTGTTAAAAAATCTTGTTTGTTAATTAGCGAACCTGCCGACAACTAGAAAGGCCGATCCATGTTGGCTTCTCGTTTAGTTCTTGAACACCAATAAGAAACTTAACCAGTcgatattcattttcattttgtattgaGACCAAGTGTCCGCTAAGATTCTGACAgtgtttctgaaaaaaaaacaaaaaaaattgccttACAAGGAATTTTATAAGGGACAATTTTAcatataaaaaagaagaaatacatTCTCAAGGGGACACAAGGTCATAGCAGTGCATTGGGAGCACACACATAGGGCTGATGTAGTGTAGCATTTATGGTTTAATTAGGAAAACCCGGCtgctaattattaatttaatgatTGCGCATATAAGAACAGACTTATTTCTTGCTCAGCTGGTTTCTTAATGTTGCTTTTTCCCCCTGTAGCTTTATTTAATGCTTAGTTTAGttttaatgtatgtatttaatgtTGACTTATGTATATTGCTGAAATGTTCTAATCAGCTGATCCCCATTTCAAATTCTGTTCTATGAAATAATTAAGACTCTCTGTCCTGAGGTATTACTGTTTATAGTGACTCTCATCGAATCAAAGCAAATTTTCTAATCAAATAAGATTCTTAAAAAAAGACAGGCAaagttgaaatgaaatgaatttgtACCTC
Encoded proteins:
- the LOC113650563 gene encoding type-2 ice-structuring protein-like → MARRTEVLLLLILTIAATAFADEEKPLSDVFDQQLNVSAGHYRAKGMCPFGWMIYGKRCFRYQATSMNWDSAEKHCQNLSGHLVSIQNENEYRLVKFLIGVQELNEKPTWIGLSSCRQIFKWAWSDDTQLTFTKWNFGEPNHLLGECCVNINSGINKDWSDMNCKMKYPFVCAKELD